TAAAAATCAGACAAAAACCTTGAATCCGGTTTATGCTGCCCACATCTACTACTGACGTGGGCAGTTGCGTTTTATGAATAAAGATATCGTCTACCTCAACGGTGAATACCTGCCGGCGGATCAGGCACAGATCTCTGTGTTTGATCGCGGCTTTCTGTTTGCTGACAGTGTGTATGAAGTGATCCCTTACTATCAGGGGGTTGGCTTTCGCCTGCAGCAACATTTAGATCGTCTTGCCTACAGCCTGCGTGCCATCCGAATCGAAACAGAGTATGACTGGGCGGCTATTTTGGATGAGCTTGTCAGTCGGAACGGAGGCGGTAACCTCTCGGTCTATCTACAGATCAGCCGAGGCAGTGCCGGTTACCGTACCCACGCCTATGACGACCGGATGCAACCAACCGTGTTTGCCTGCTGCTCTCCGATCCGCGACATCTATGCAGATGGCCCGGAGCAGGTTCAGGGCTTCAAGGTGATCGTGACTGCTGACCTGCGCTGGCATCGCTGTGATATCAAGTCCACCGGTCTGCTGCCCAATATTCTGGTACTGCAGCAGGCACGAGAAGCAGGCGCTGATGAAGCTTTGCTGGTACGTGATGGTCTGTTGAGTGAGGGTACCTCCTGCAACCTGTTTCTGGTACGTCAGGGCGTGATCTATACGCCCAAACGCAGTTCGGAAATTCTGGGTGGTACCACGCGGGAACTTATTCTGGAACTGGCGGCCGAGAATGGCATCCCCTATCAGGAAGTTGATTTACGACCGGATGAACTGGCTGGTGCGGATGAGGTCTGGATTTCCAGCTCCACTCGTGGCGTTGTGCCGGTGTTGGAGATTGATGGATGCCCCGTTGCCGATGGCGCCAAGGGCCCGCTGTGGCAGCGCATGTTTACCCTGTTTACCCGTTTCCAACACCGGTTGATGACCGGAGAGAGCTCATGAGTACAGAACCCAAAGCACCCAAAATTGAATTTCCTCACCCCGACTATCCGATCAAGGTGATTGGTGACAATGCGCACGACTTCAAGGGAATGGTGGTTGAAATCGTGCAAGTCCATGCACCGGATCTGGATATTGAACAGGTCACCGTTCAGGAAAGCGGCAACGGCAACTACAGCTCGGTGCGTATGAGAATTACCGCGACCAGCAAGGAACAGCTGGAAAATCTGCATCAGGATCTCAAAGCGACCGGCCGTGTGAAGATGGTGCTCTGATGACGTTAGCTGACCAGCTGATTGTGCGTGAGCTGGGGCTTCAGCCCTATGCCCCTATCTGGCAGCGGATGCAAACGTTCACCAACAATCGTACAGCGGACAGTCGCGACGAGATCTGGTTGCTTCAGCATGAACCGGTCTTCACACAAGGGCAGGCAGGTAAGGCAGAGCATCTGATTAACCCCGGCAGCATACCTGTGGTACAGGTGGATCGCGGTGGTCAGGTAACCTACCACGGCCCCGGCCAGCTCATCGCTTACCTCTTGCTGGACCTGCGTCGACGCAAGTTGGGAGTACGTGATCTGGTCGATATTATTGAGCAGTCAATCGTGGCCGTGTTGGCTGACTACGGTATCAATGCCTACCCGAAACCGGATGCGCCGGGCGTATATGTCGATGAGCGCAAGATCTGCTCGCTTGGACTCCGTATCCGCAGGGGTTGCTCGTTTCACGGCCTGGCACTTAACCTGAACATGGATCTGGAGCCTTTTCTGCGCATAAACCCCTGCGGTTACGCGGGGCTTGAAATGACTCAGGTGCAGACCCTGGTGCCCGACGCCGATCTGGCGCAACTGCCCAATAACCTAGTAAATTACTTGGTTAAAAAATTGGGGTATAATCAGATCACCCGCACACCAATACTGGAAGACTGAATCAGAATGGCTGAATCCACCGAAAAAAACAGCGGTAGAGTCGAGCAGGGCGTCAAACTGCGTGGCGCTGAAAAGGTTGCTCGTATCCCGGTCAAGGTGATCCCGACCGAGAAGGAGGAGATGCAGCGCAAGCCGGACTGGCTGCGGGTTCGCATGGGCTCCAATGCTGAAGTTAAGCGGATCAAGGACAAGCTGCGCAAGCACAAGCTGGCGTCTGTCTGTGAAGAGGCCAGTTGCCCCAATCTGGGTGAATGTTTTAGTCATGGCACAGCGACTTTCATGATCATGGGCGATATCTGTACCCGTCGTTGCCCATTTTGTGATGTGGCCCATGGTCGTCCCAACGCACTGGCACCGGAAGAGCCGCGTGAGCTGGCCGAAGCGATTGCCGATATGGGACTGCGCTATGTGGTGATCACTTCGGTGGACCGTGACGATCTGCGTGATGGTGGCGCCCAGCATTTTGCCGATTGCATCCGTGAGACCCGTCAGCGTATTCCGTCGATACAGATTGAGACGCTGGTGCCTGATTTCCGTGGTCGCATGGACGTGGCACTGGAAATTCTCGAACAGACCCCGCCTGATGTGTTTAACCACAACCTGGAAACCGTTCCTCGCCTGTACCGTAAGGTACGGCCGGGGGCTGACTATCAGTGGTCACTGGATCTGCTCAAGCGCTACAAGGCACTGCGACCTGAAGTGCGGACCAAATCCGGCCTGATGGTGGGCTGTGGCGAAACCAATGACGAGATCATCGAAGTGATGCGTGATCTGCGAGCACATGACGTTGACATGATTACCATCGGTCAGTACTTGCAGCCAAGTCGTAACCATCTGGCGCTGGAGCGTTATGTGACGCCTGACGAATTTGCTGAATTTGAGCGGATTGCGAAGGAGCTGGGCTTTACCCATGTGGCGAGCGGCCCGTTGGTACGCTCTTCCTACCATGCGGATCTGCAAGCCAAGGGTGAACGTGTAAGCTGAAGGCTCTGTGTCCCGCGGTGATAAAAGCAAAAGAGGAGGCATAGAGCCTCCTCTTGCGTTTCAGCACATGCCTGAATTACTTGGCAGCGTCCAGCATATACTGGATGGCGGACTTCATTTCCTCATCCGAGCAATCCATGCAGGTGCCCTTGGGCGGCATGGCGTTAATGCCGGTCAGAGAAGTTGCCAGCAGTGCATCAATACCTTTCTCGGCACGGGGTGCCCAAGCGGCAGCATCACCGAACTTCGGAGCACCGGCAACACCTGTAGCGTGGCATACGGAGCACTTGGTTTTGTAGAGTTCTTCACCGCTGCGCTCGGCCATGGCGGCAGTCGAGGACAGCGTCAGGGCCGCGGCAGCGACCAGCAGAGTTTTTTTCATTGCAGGCTTCCTTTGTTATGGCCGGCAGCAAGGGCCGGAGTATAAAAAACCGTCAGAGTGTAGAGCGGCCTTTGACCTGTTGTAAATAGCGCAAAGGTCGTTAATCCCGGCTTAATATCAGTGTTTACGCATGGAAGCCCCAACTGGATTTGTCAGTGTCGGCCAAGGCGCATGGCAAACTCGGCCTGGCCCTGCAGCAGCCGGTCATGACGTCGGCTGTGTTCCTGCAAATGGTGTTCGTGGATGGCCTGTTCCAGTACTTCATGCGGAACGGTCACTAGATTGCGGACATCATCGATTGAGTAGCCGCGGTTTAGTAGCTGTTTCAGCTGTGCTGTCAGGTGAATGGTGTTCATGCTTTGATCCTCCAAGTATGTCATGGGATCATTGAACCTGACGTCTGTTGCAGAAACATGTCAATCAGCGTTGCAGTAGGCTGCGGATAAGGCCGATGAATGCCAGTGGTACAAACACCAAACCTGCACCGGCCAGCAGCTCGGCCATGGTCAGACCGCCCAGCATTTCCGGTGTATAGCCGCAGGACTCCCAGATCTCGAACATCCAGGGCCACCAATGGTCCGGTGCAAACCAGTCAGGCAGTCCAGAGTCAAAACTGCAGCTGCCCTCAATCCAGTTGCGCTCAATGGCCAATAAGCGCCAGCTGCGTTCGGTAAAGCCCAGCGCAATAGCGGCAGTCAGAAGGTGACAGACCTTTTGCAGATGAGTGCAACGCTGTGCCAAAAGGCCTGTTATTGCAACCAGAACAAGAGCCGCAACCCAGAGGCGGATATGGATGCAGAGCACGCAGGGGCCATAGTCCAGCCCATACTGGAAATATAGTGCCACGCCCTCAGCCGATAGGCTGCCGACCAATAGAATTGACCAGTAAATGCCGGGCCTGAATACATGATTCAGAAATGACTCAACAGCTGGTGTGCTCATCTGAGGTGCTCACGATAACGTTCAGAGAAAAGGTGTTGCAGGAGAGTAACGGGGCAGGAAACTTGAAGCAAGCGACAGAGGCTCTGAGAGAGCCTCTGTCGGGATGTTTCAATCAAACGGTTGAGGTTTCGGAGTCGCATCCACCGATGGTGGCAAAATCGGCATCAGGAACTGGGGCTGGTCACCGGTCAGAGTTTTCATGAAGGCCACGATCTTGGCGTTTTCTTCATCGGTGAATTTACGGCCCAGCTGCAGGCGACCCATGATGTCGGTGGCTTCGGTCAGGGTGGCCGCCTCACCGTCGTGGAAGTACGGATAGGTCAGCTCCACGTTGCGCAGGGTCGGTACCTTGAAGGTAAAACGATCCGCATCCTTGCCGGTAACCGCCGCGCGGCCTTCAACAGGGTTGTTGGTCTGGTAGGGCTCAATCAGGCCCATTTTCTGGAACGAGTTGCCGCCGACTGCCGGGCCGTTGTGACAGGCAACACAGCCGCTGGTCTTGAACAGCTCGTAGCCTTCACGCTCAAACGGGGTGATGGCATCCTGATCGCCCAGCAACCACTGGTCAAAACGGGCGTTTGGTGTCACCAGCGTATTTTCGAACTCGGCAATGGCATCGGTGATCTTGTCGATATTCACCTCTTCATCACCGAATACCAGGCGGAATTCACGTACATAGCCTGGAATGCTTTGAATGACATCGACGGCCAGCACGTGAGTGAAACCCATTTCGGCCGGGTTGGCGATCGGACCACCGGCTTGCTCCTTCAGGTCAGCCGCACGACCGTCCCAGAACTGTGCCACGTTGAGGCTGGAGTTAAGAACAGTGGGCGAGTTGATCGGACCCTGTGCCCAGCCATGTCCGATGGACGTCTTGATATTGTCGGTGCCGCCCATGCTCAGGTTGTGGCAGGAGTTGCAGGAGATGAAACCTGACTTGGACAGGCGTGGGTCGAAGTAGAGTTTCTTGCCCAGTTCGGCCAGGGCCAGGTTCACGTTCTTGAGCGGTTCGATTGGCTGGATCGGCTCATTGGCAATGGCCGAGTGGCTCACAGTGCCGATGGCAAGTGCCAACAGTGAGTGTTTCAACAGGCGTGTAAGTGTCATGGCTTGTGCCTCTTTCAGTGGGCTTGAGTTCCATCATGGCCTTGTTAATCTTCGGTCGCGTTGACTGGGATCAAGTAATGCGCCGGGCTTCTCTGGGTTGAAGTGCCTGACCAAAAAATGAGTGTAGATGTTATCGCAACAGCATGTTGCACAAATATAGTGCAAGGCGCCATATTAGTGCTTTTATTGCACTAATGTGGTGCTGTATAATACCGAGCTTTTTTCCGGCGGGTGTCCCGGTTCTGCCTGTTCAACTGGGGTGTTTCTGCCAGTTGTCATTCTTTCATCGACTCTGGTGTTGCCCGTGAAGCTTTAATCCATTCATCAGAGGTACATTGATGTCCTACATCCATAACACCATCACGCAGCTGATGGCTTCCAGCCCCGCCCAGGCAGAGTTTTATCAGGCTGTTGAAGAGGTACTTGAGTCGCTGGAACCCTTGCTGGAGTCAGAAGCACGCTACCGGGACAGCGGTATCATTGAGCGCATGGTAGAACCAGAACGCCAGATCATGTTCCGCATTCCCTGGGTTGATGACAAGGGCAAGGTGCAGGTCAACAAGGGCTACCGCATCGAATTCAATTCGGCTCTGGGCCCGTATAAGGGCGGTCTGCGATTTCACCCTTCCGTAAATGCCGGCATCATCAAATTTCTCGGTTTTGAACAGATATTCAAAAATGCCCTGACCGGTTTGGCAATTGGTGGTGGCAAGGGCGGTGCCAACTTCAATCCCAAAGGGCGCTCCGATCAGGAGATCATGCGCTTCTGTCAATCTTTCATGAACGAGCTGTACCGTCACATCGGCCCGACGACTGACGTGCCGGCGGGTGATATTGGTGTGGGTGCGCGTGAGATCGGCTACCTGTTCGGGCAATACAAGCGCTTGACTGGCCGTTATGAAG
This DNA window, taken from Marinobacterium iners, encodes the following:
- a CDS encoding HP0495 family protein, producing the protein MSTEPKAPKIEFPHPDYPIKVIGDNAHDFKGMVVEIVQVHAPDLDIEQVTVQESGNGNYSSVRMRITATSKEQLENLHQDLKATGRVKMVL
- a CDS encoding D-amino acid aminotransferase — its product is MNKDIVYLNGEYLPADQAQISVFDRGFLFADSVYEVIPYYQGVGFRLQQHLDRLAYSLRAIRIETEYDWAAILDELVSRNGGGNLSVYLQISRGSAGYRTHAYDDRMQPTVFACCSPIRDIYADGPEQVQGFKVIVTADLRWHRCDIKSTGLLPNILVLQQAREAGADEALLVRDGLLSEGTSCNLFLVRQGVIYTPKRSSEILGGTTRELILELAAENGIPYQEVDLRPDELAGADEVWISSSTRGVVPVLEIDGCPVADGAKGPLWQRMFTLFTRFQHRLMTGESS
- the lipB gene encoding lipoyl(octanoyl) transferase LipB — translated: MTLADQLIVRELGLQPYAPIWQRMQTFTNNRTADSRDEIWLLQHEPVFTQGQAGKAEHLINPGSIPVVQVDRGGQVTYHGPGQLIAYLLLDLRRRKLGVRDLVDIIEQSIVAVLADYGINAYPKPDAPGVYVDERKICSLGLRIRRGCSFHGLALNLNMDLEPFLRINPCGYAGLEMTQVQTLVPDADLAQLPNNLVNYLVKKLGYNQITRTPILED
- a CDS encoding disulfide bond formation protein B is translated as MSTPAVESFLNHVFRPGIYWSILLVGSLSAEGVALYFQYGLDYGPCVLCIHIRLWVAALVLVAITGLLAQRCTHLQKVCHLLTAAIALGFTERSWRLLAIERNWIEGSCSFDSGLPDWFAPDHWWPWMFEIWESCGYTPEMLGGLTMAELLAGAGLVFVPLAFIGLIRSLLQR
- the lipA gene encoding lipoyl synthase, which produces MAESTEKNSGRVEQGVKLRGAEKVARIPVKVIPTEKEEMQRKPDWLRVRMGSNAEVKRIKDKLRKHKLASVCEEASCPNLGECFSHGTATFMIMGDICTRRCPFCDVAHGRPNALAPEEPRELAEAIADMGLRYVVITSVDRDDLRDGGAQHFADCIRETRQRIPSIQIETLVPDFRGRMDVALEILEQTPPDVFNHNLETVPRLYRKVRPGADYQWSLDLLKRYKALRPEVRTKSGLMVGCGETNDEIIEVMRDLRAHDVDMITIGQYLQPSRNHLALERYVTPDEFAEFERIAKELGFTHVASGPLVRSSYHADLQAKGERVS
- a CDS encoding c-type cytochrome gives rise to the protein MKKTLLVAAAALTLSSTAAMAERSGEELYKTKCSVCHATGVAGAPKFGDAAAWAPRAEKGIDALLATSLTGINAMPPKGTCMDCSDEEMKSAIQYMLDAAK
- a CDS encoding cytochrome-c peroxidase, whose product is MTLTRLLKHSLLALAIGTVSHSAIANEPIQPIEPLKNVNLALAELGKKLYFDPRLSKSGFISCNSCHNLSMGGTDNIKTSIGHGWAQGPINSPTVLNSSLNVAQFWDGRAADLKEQAGGPIANPAEMGFTHVLAVDVIQSIPGYVREFRLVFGDEEVNIDKITDAIAEFENTLVTPNARFDQWLLGDQDAITPFEREGYELFKTSGCVACHNGPAVGGNSFQKMGLIEPYQTNNPVEGRAAVTGKDADRFTFKVPTLRNVELTYPYFHDGEAATLTEATDIMGRLQLGRKFTDEENAKIVAFMKTLTGDQPQFLMPILPPSVDATPKPQPFD